The following are encoded in a window of Saccharothrix longispora genomic DNA:
- a CDS encoding sugar phosphate isomerase/epimerase family protein codes for MPTRRTFLSAALAAGTGAVAALPATASATPHLHRRVPRQSIGIQLYTLRDVMGDDPEPVLSALADIGYRRVELAGTYGRTAAEFARVLRRTGLRATSAHVGIDGDLDQVIADARTLGHTYVVVPWADHATLAGWRAFATRLEAAGEALRRAGLSLGYHNHAHEFAAVEGARPFDVITSGTSRRNVHLELDLYWAVAGGVDPVALYREHFPRVRQFHVKDRAPDGSFADPGEGTIDFARIFRSTGVAEYIVENDQPADALATARIGYDYLTRLRF; via the coding sequence GTGCCCACTCGCCGCACGTTCCTGAGCGCCGCCCTGGCGGCCGGCACCGGCGCCGTCGCCGCGCTCCCGGCCACCGCGTCGGCGACGCCGCACCTCCACCGCCGCGTGCCGCGGCAGTCGATCGGCATCCAGCTCTACACGCTGCGCGACGTCATGGGCGACGACCCGGAGCCCGTGCTGTCCGCGCTCGCGGACATCGGCTACCGCCGCGTGGAGCTGGCCGGCACCTACGGGCGCACCGCCGCCGAGTTCGCCCGCGTCCTGCGCCGCACCGGCCTGCGCGCCACGTCCGCCCACGTCGGCATCGACGGCGACCTCGACCAGGTGATCGCCGACGCCCGCACCCTCGGCCACACCTACGTGGTCGTGCCGTGGGCGGACCACGCGACCCTGGCCGGGTGGCGGGCGTTCGCCACCCGGCTGGAGGCGGCGGGGGAGGCGCTGCGCCGCGCGGGCCTGAGCCTGGGCTACCACAACCACGCCCACGAGTTCGCCGCCGTCGAGGGCGCGCGGCCGTTCGACGTGATCACCTCGGGCACGTCGCGCCGCAACGTCCACCTGGAACTGGACCTGTACTGGGCGGTGGCCGGCGGTGTGGACCCGGTCGCGCTGTACCGCGAGCACTTCCCGAGGGTGCGCCAGTTCCACGTGAAGGACCGCGCGCCGGACGGCTCGTTCGCCGACCCCGGCGAGGGCACGATCGACTTCGCCCGCATCTTCCGCTCGACGGGGGTCGCCGAGTACATCGTGGAGAACGACCAGCCCGCCGACGCCCTGGCCACCGCCCGGATCGGCTACGACTACCTGACCCGCCTGAGGTTCTGA
- a CDS encoding alkaline phosphatase family protein has translation MTTPLVVLDVVGMTPALLPHMPNLRALGERGFQAGLGTVLPAVTCSVQSTFLTGLTPAGHGVVGNGWYFRDLGEVFLWRQHNRLVGGEKVWETARRRDPDHTTANICWWYAMGATTDITVTPRPVYHADGRKSPDAYVRPPDLHDRLVEELGEFPLFRYWGPTASIASSEWIVGAARRVLAAHRPDLLLVYVPHLDYDLQRHGPDSPEAVRAARDVDRAVEPLLRDAHAAGATVVALSEYGITPARRPVDVNRALRRAGLLQVHRQAGMEYLDPWTSRAFAVADHQVAHVYVADPADVARTRAVLEGLAGVDAVLDRGAQAGVGLDHERSGELVLVAEPDAWFTYYYWLDDDRAPDFARGVEIHRKPGYDPAELFFDPADRLAKAKAAGNLARKKLGLRYAMKTVPLDPSVVRGTHGRLPDDPADGPVLLCSAPTPPDVVERTGLLPATAVRDLLLSLQGLSPR, from the coding sequence ACCGTGCTGCCCGCCGTGACCTGCTCGGTCCAGTCCACCTTCCTCACCGGCCTGACCCCGGCCGGGCACGGGGTCGTCGGCAACGGCTGGTACTTCCGCGACCTCGGCGAGGTCTTCCTGTGGCGGCAGCACAACCGCCTCGTGGGCGGTGAGAAGGTGTGGGAGACCGCACGCCGCCGCGACCCGGACCACACCACGGCCAACATCTGCTGGTGGTACGCCATGGGCGCCACCACGGACATCACCGTCACGCCCCGACCGGTCTACCACGCCGACGGCCGCAAGTCGCCCGACGCCTACGTGCGACCGCCCGACCTGCACGACCGGCTGGTCGAGGAGCTGGGCGAGTTCCCGCTGTTCCGGTACTGGGGGCCGACCGCCTCGATCGCCTCCAGCGAGTGGATCGTCGGCGCGGCGCGGCGGGTGCTGGCCGCGCACCGGCCGGACCTGCTGCTGGTGTACGTGCCGCACCTGGACTACGACCTCCAGCGGCACGGCCCCGACTCGCCCGAGGCCGTGCGGGCGGCCCGCGACGTCGACCGCGCGGTGGAGCCGCTGCTGCGGGACGCGCACGCCGCCGGCGCCACCGTCGTCGCCCTGTCCGAGTACGGCATCACGCCGGCCCGCCGGCCGGTCGACGTGAACCGGGCGCTGCGCCGCGCCGGGCTGCTCCAGGTGCACCGCCAGGCCGGGATGGAGTACCTGGACCCGTGGACGTCCCGCGCGTTCGCGGTGGCCGACCACCAGGTCGCGCACGTCTACGTGGCCGACCCCGCCGACGTCGCCAGGACCCGGGCCGTGCTGGAGGGGTTGGCGGGCGTGGACGCGGTGCTCGACCGGGGCGCGCAGGCCGGCGTCGGGCTGGACCACGAGAGGTCCGGCGAACTCGTGCTGGTCGCCGAACCCGACGCCTGGTTCACCTACTACTACTGGCTGGACGACGACCGCGCGCCGGACTTCGCCCGGGGCGTGGAGATCCACCGCAAACCGGGCTACGACCCGGCGGAGCTGTTCTTCGACCCCGCCGACCGGCTCGCCAAGGCCAAGGCGGCCGGCAACCTCGCGCGCAAGAAGCTCGGCCTGCGCTACGCCATGAAGACCGTGCCGCTCGACCCGTCGGTGGTGCGCGGCACGCACGGCCGCCTGCCCGACGACCCCGCCGACGGTCCGGTGCTCCTGTGCTCGGCCCCGACCCCGCCGGACGTCGTCGAGCGCACCGGCCTGCTGCCCGCGACCGCCGTCCGCGACCTCCTGCTCTCCCTGCAAGGGCTGTCACCCCGATGA